Genomic window (Methanosphaera sp.):
GTTTTATTTGATATGAAATCAGCAACATGTCCTGCTATAGTTTCATCATATACATTGTTTAATATTACAGCTTTTGTTGTAATATCCATCTTCTTGAGAAGTTGCATATGTGCTTCAATATCAACAGCAGCTGTTTCAATACCACCTTTACTTACACTTGAAACCATAATTACTGGAATATTACCAGCACGTGCTATTTCTGCTGTTGAATATGGAGTTTTCTCATTAAGAAGACCTGTAAATGCACTCATTACACCTTCAACAAGTACAAGGTCATATCCCTTATTTTTAATACTCATTAGTACTTCATCAAGTGGTGTTTGTCCAATATTTCCAATCTTAATTGATGCATAATCATGAAGCTTTTCCTTATTTACATATAGTGATGGTGATAAATCACGAATATCAGGTCCTACTTTTAGAACATATGTATGAATTCCACGTTCACGTAGTGCTCCTACAATACCACTTGAGAGGAATGTTTTTCCAGACTCTGATCCTGTTGCCATAAGCATTATCATTGGTGGAACTTCTGGATGTTCATCTTTAAGTGGTGCAATATTTCCTGTTGAAATACCAATTTCACTAAATACTTTTGCATGAAGTTTCTTATTTCTAAGTTTAATATCTTCATATTCATCTTTTGCATCGATATAATCAAGAATATTATCAACAACAGCACTATTATTATCAAGTATTTGATGTACTGTTGTACCTAGAATGTTACCTTTCTTATTTGATACACCAGAGAGTACTTTTTCTGGCTTAAATTTATAATTTGATCTTTGAATATTTGAATAGATAAGATTTTTATCATTTGATTCTATTTCACCATATGTATGACAATGGAATCCTCTGAGTTTTTCACCCATAAGATCTTTAGTAAAAAGTGTTGTGTCATCTGCAACTTCTGCTGTTACATAGTTTGTATTGATTTTTGGCTCAAATTTAACATCAAGAAGTCCAAGACCTTCACGTATAATTGGAACAGGAGAATTACGTCCTACATTTGTCTGTTTTGCAAGTACCTGAAAACCTGCACACATACCAAGAATAAATCCATCGTTATCATTGATAAGTTTTATTTCATTTGCAAGATCTTCTGTCATTGTTTCTGATTCAAGAAGTGTACCACCTGGTATAATTATACCATCAAGTACATCGTGAGCTTTTTCACCTGTTTGTACTTTTCCATCTGCTCCTACAATATCTGTTGGAAGATGTCCAAAGTTTTCATATAATGTTAATATTCCTTCAACTTCTACTATTCCTATCCTACTCATTTAAATAACCATTCCTATAATTTTTTTAAATTAGATAATAATAAGTTTAGATAAGATAGTATAAAAATAATAAGTCAAAAAATAGTATATAAATTCTAAAAAAGAGTTGATATTTATAAAAAATATATAATTTAGTAAAAAGAATTAGTGCCCTGACCGGGATTTGAACCCGGGTAAAGGGATCCGCAGTCCCTCGTGATATCCGCTACACTATCAAGGCATTTTATGCGGTATTATAAAATGTAATTTTTATAACTATTATAATAGTTTGTAAATAACTTATAATAAACATTTCGCTTTTTTAGTTGAAAAATATTAAAAAAATAATAAATTATATAGAGAAAAGATTTTCATCTTCTCTACATAATAATTTTTTGGAGTTAGTTTATCTATTCAAGATAAATTGCAGGTTTATATGGTGTTGCATTTGGTGCTTTATTTTGTGGATCATAACTATTATCATTATGTACAACTACTTTTGCACCAATTTCATCTTCAAGATAATCTATTGCATCATTTATTACTGCATATTCATCAACTTTTCCTACATAGTTGATTTTATTAAATGATTTTCCTGCTTTTGTTGCAAATTTAGATAATTCTTTCTTATTATCATGTAAGTTTGCTTTCATAGATCTTTGAATTATTTCACCAACATTTGGTTTTCCAACTTCTTGTGCAATTTCATATACTTCATATTTCCAGTCTTCTGATGTGTAAAGATGTATTGTTTCTGGTTCTGATTTTGTGATTTTGATAATTTCTTTTACATCTTTTGCAAGATCTTGAATTATTTCTTCACTTTTTTCAATTTTCTCATCTATTACACTTTCATCAGCTACAGGCCATGCTACTGATGCCATGAATATATCATCATCATTGTATTGATCCCAGATTTCTTCTGTCATATATGGTATGAATGGTGAAAGGAGACGTATCCAGGTGTTAACAATGTAGGTAAGTGTATCTTTTTCTTCTTGTGTAACTGTTGTAATACGGTTAAGGTAGTAGTCAATATCTTTTCTAAATAAGAATAAACTTGCCTGTAGTGCTTTTCTTGTCTGGAAGCCTTCAAGTGCTTCTGTAGCTTCTGCTATTTTACGGTTGATTTGACTAATAATCCATTTGTTGATTGGTTTTTCAACTTTTGGAATTGTATTTTCTAGTGGAAGTTTAAGATCTTCTCCCATAATTTTTTCTACTTTTTGTGGGAATTGACCAATAGCTTCAAGTCTTCTTTGAATACCATTTACTTCTTTTTCTCTCCAGTCAAAGTCCTGCCATGGTTCTGCTGATGACATCAAGAAGAGTCTTACTGTATCTGCACCATAGGTATCTATTGCTTCACTTAGAAGTATTACATTACCTTTTGATGATGACATTTTCTGTCCTTCAAGAAGACCCATACCAAATACTGTTATTCCTTGTGGCCATTTTGTATCTGGGAAGATTGCAGAATGGTGGAACATACAGAATGATAAGTGGTTTCCCACTAGATCTTTTGCAGATAATCTCCAGTTAAGTGGATACCAGTAGTTGAATTCTTTTTGTATTTCATTTGTTAGCTCTTCTGGTATCTGATTTACTGATCCATCATTTGCTCCTTCCTGATTAAGGAATACTTTGTTAAAGAATGCATCGTTAAGATCATCAGGGTTGATTTGTTCCATGAATTTTGCAATTGTATAGTATGACATGTAGATTGTTGAATCTGTTAATGGTTCAATGAGCCATTTTTTATCCCATGGCATGTGTGTTCCAAGACCTAGACGTCTTGAACATGCCCAGTCTTCTAGCCAGTCAAGGTAGTATTCAAAGTTTGATCTTACCTCTTTTGGTACTACTTCAAGTTGGTCGAGACATTCATATGCTTTTTTAGTCCATGCTTCATCTGAGTATTTTACAAACCATTGATCATGTAATTCTTTAACTACACATTTTGCTCCACATCTACAGATAATTGGTTTTTCTGCAAATTCATATAGTTTATCTGCAATACCTTCATTTATAAGTAGTTCTACTACATCATCACGTACATCTGCAACACGTACTCCTTCAAAGTCTGTGTTTGCATTCATTATACCTTTTGCATGTTCTTTTTTGTAGCTTTCATTTGTTGCTTCTTTAAGATTTTCATCATCTTGTGATGTTACATTGAACTCATCAAGGAAGTCTTTTGCAGGGAACTCGGAGTATCCTTTAAGATCTACAAGGCTGATAATTTGAATGTTATCAATGTGTTGTTGAAGATCGTATTTTTCTATTGCTTCTGTATTTTTCTTAATATCTTCAAGTGCTATGTAGTCAGCCGGTGCATGTGCTGGTACTGAAAATACTACACCTGTTGCATAGTCAGGATCTACAAATGATGCAGGGAATATTGGAAGTTCAACATCATTAATTGGGTTTTTTACAACTTTTCCTATGAAATCTTTTGGATCTACATCTGCTATGATTTCCATGTCTTCTTTTTGGTAGATTATGTTATCATATGATGCTTTGGATATGATCCATTTTTCATCGTTGTATTTTACTTGTACATATTCTTCATTATCATTAAGCCATATGTTTGTTGCACCATAGAGTGTTT
Coding sequences:
- a CDS encoding AAA family ATPase; this translates as MSRIGIVEVEGILTLYENFGHLPTDIVGADGKVQTGEKAHDVLDGIIIPGGTLLESETMTEDLANEIKLINDNDGFILGMCAGFQVLAKQTNVGRNSPVPIIREGLGLLDVKFEPKINTNYVTAEVADDTTLFTKDLMGEKLRGFHCHTYGEIESNDKNLIYSNIQRSNYKFKPEKVLSGVSNKKGNILGTTVHQILDNNSAVVDNILDYIDAKDEYEDIKLRNKKLHAKVFSEIGISTGNIAPLKDEHPEVPPMIMLMATGSESGKTFLSSGIVGALRERGIHTYVLKVGPDIRDLSPSLYVNKEKLHDYASIKIGNIGQTPLDEVLMSIKNKGYDLVLVEGVMSAFTGLLNEKTPYSTAEIARAGNIPVIMVSSVSKGGIETAAVDIEAHMQLLKKMDITTKAVILNNVYDETIAGHVADFISNKTGLERENVWNVTKAKFESKGRVPEDYLQLEKFTKASKDVVNKDLDVMKIYEMAQKPEFRGYLTYDEICDLYKN
- the leuS gene encoding leucine--tRNA ligase, whose translation is MVTEIEKKWQKKWQDAKLFESNPDDREKMYLTVAFPYPSGAMHVGHGRTYTVPDVYARFKRMQGYNVLFPMAWHVTGAPVVGIAKRIERQDPWTLDIYKNVHKVPEDELKEFTDPEYIVKYFSNEYHNDMVNMGYTIDWRREFRTIDPHYQQFVRWQIRQLKDKDLIHKGSHPVKYCPDDDNPVGDHDLLEGEGVAINELTLIKFPYEDSYLVAATFRPETLYGATNIWLNDNEEYVQVKYNDEKWIISKASYDNIIYQKEDMEIIADVDPKDFIGKVVKNPINDVELPIFPASFVDPDYATGVVFSVPAHAPADYIALEDIKKNTEAIEKYDLQQHIDNIQIISLVDLKGYSEFPAKDFLDEFNVTSQDDENLKEATNESYKKEHAKGIMNANTDFEGVRVADVRDDVVELLINEGIADKLYEFAEKPIICRCGAKCVVKELHDQWFVKYSDEAWTKKAYECLDQLEVVPKEVRSNFEYYLDWLEDWACSRRLGLGTHMPWDKKWLIEPLTDSTIYMSYYTIAKFMEQINPDDLNDAFFNKVFLNQEGANDGSVNQIPEELTNEIQKEFNYWYPLNWRLSAKDLVGNHLSFCMFHHSAIFPDTKWPQGITVFGMGLLEGQKMSSSKGNVILLSEAIDTYGADTVRLFLMSSAEPWQDFDWREKEVNGIQRRLEAIGQFPQKVEKIMGEDLKLPLENTIPKVEKPINKWIISQINRKIAEATEALEGFQTRKALQASLFLFRKDIDYYLNRITTVTQEEKDTLTYIVNTWIRLLSPFIPYMTEEIWDQYNDDDIFMASVAWPVADESVIDEKIEKSEEIIQDLAKDVKEIIKITKSEPETIHLYTSEDWKYEVYEIAQEVGKPNVGEIIQRSMKANLHDNKKELSKFATKAGKSFNKINYVGKVDEYAVINDAIDYLEDEIGAKVVVHNDNSYDPQNKAPNATPYKPAIYLE